From the genome of Symphalangus syndactylus isolate Jambi chromosome 13, NHGRI_mSymSyn1-v2.1_pri, whole genome shotgun sequence:
GTAAGAGCCTAGAGGGGGTCTGTGAGTCACGGGCAGGGGCAGAGCAGCAAGGGGGTCCCATGTGGAGTGTTCTGCACCCCCTCCAAGGGCTGCAGAGAGAGTGTCATGGACTCTGCCCTCTGCTGGCCAGGTCCAGCGTGGATTGGGCACTCCTGCCTGCGGCTGTCTTATGCCTGGTGctgctccttcccttcctccatgCCGTCCACTTGGCTGGCCCAGTCTCCAGAGCTCAACAAGCCCCCAGGGTTGAGGGAGGGCTACCTGCTGTCTGGGCACAAAGCCCACCTGCCTCAGCTACTGAATGTGGAGGCTTTGGTCTGCAGTCTCAGGATTGGGTTTTCATCCCGTTTCACCAGCAGCCTGACTTCTCAGCACACAGGTGGGCGGGGGGCACATGTGGCCTTGCTTCTTTGGGGCTCCTGACATCCCCTGCAGGTGCCCAGGCCCGGATGCCATGTGGTCATCCTATCAGGCCCAGCCAGGCATCCCATCATGAGACGTGCTCAGCGGCCCCCAGCCCATGGAGCCCAGGAATCAACCCAGCACTGGCctgtaattcttttctttttgaagaccTTAAATTAGAAGAAGCAACACGTGTTCCCATTTCTTGAAATTGGCAGATATTCGGATTTCATCATGtttgctgctgcctttttttaaaaaattttaaaaaaaaaaatgaagccttATAGACGAAAGTGGAATCCAATCTGAGCCCTCCGTTCCTGGTCACATCTAGGTCCTCTCCCCAGGCTACTTGCTCCTGACTTTCTCCTtcctatcttttatttttaccattcTAACCACtttcaagtgtacagttcagtggcgttAAGTATATTCCcattgttgtgcaacagatctccaaaactttttttttttttctgagacggaactcactgtgatgcccaggctggagtgcagtggtgtgatctcggctcactgcaatctctacttcctaggttcaagtgattctcctgccttagcctcctcagtagctgggactataggtacgcgccaccatccctggctaatttttgtatttttagtagagacagggtttcaccatattggccaggctggtctcgaactcctggcctcaagtgatccaaccaccttggcctcccaaaatgctgggattacaggcatgagccaccacactcggcctctaaaactttttaatcgtttaaaactgaaactccatacccagACAACCTCCCCATTCCCCTTCcagcagcccctggcaaccaccattctattttctgtctctatggatttgatcAGTTTGTATATCTCATATAAGTTattacagtatttgtccttttgtgatggGCCTGCtttacttagcatgatgtcctcagGGCTCATTCGTGTTGTagtgtgtgtcagaatttccttccttttcgaggctgaatagtattccatggtacatatgttccacattttgttcatccattctcCCATTGATAGACgtttgagttgcttccacctcttggctgttgtgaatgatGCTGATATGAACATGGGAAAGCAGATACTTATTTTAGTCCCTGCTTTCagtctggatatatatccagaagtggcattgctggatcatgtggtagttctgtttttaacctttttttttttttgagacggagtctcactctgtcgcccaggttagagtgcagtggtgcaatctcggctcactgcaagctccgcctcccgggttcacgccattctcctgcctcagcctcccgagtagctgggactacaggcgcccgccaccacaccaggctaattttttgtattttaagagacagagtttcacggtgttggccaggatggtctagatctcctgacctcgtgatccccctgcctcagcctcccagagtgctgggattacaggcgtgagtatttttaactttttaaggaacttccaaactgttttccttaGGGGCTGCACCAGTTCATATTCTCATCAGCAGTGCAcagattccagtttctccacaccctcaccaacacttattatttatttttatttatttatttatttattttgagatggaatctcactctgtcacacaggctggagtgcaatggcgcaattttggctcactgcaacctctgcctcccgggttcaagcgattctcctgcctcagcctcccgagtagctggaattacaggtgtgagacactgtgcccggccttcctcCTATTTTTATTCATAGATATAGTTCTTGAACACTTTCAAAATGTTATGTAATTCCTGCATAAGTGGTGTCACTTTACATACAACATTCTACAGGTTGTGTTTTTCCACTCCGTGTTTGTTGTTTGCTGTCAGACCACATTGATCTGTATCTCTCATTGCGTGAGTAGCCCCAGGTTTTTGTCCTTTTCCCTGCTGGTaggcattttggttgtttctgctGGGCAGTCATTGCTCTTTGTGGAATGCAGTTCTGGTTTTGTCAGATTGTCCATCTCGGTACTCGGTGATCAGTCATGGTGGGACAGATCAAGTCTGTCACTGGTCATCCCCTAGGTTTGCAGTATACAGCCAAGATCAGCAAGCTAAAAATAGCAGTTCTTACGTAAGGCAGTGTGGGCAGCCCTTCTCAGGACACTTGTGATCTGCAGGGGCAAGTGGAACGGGACTCGAGGGCCCAGCATCTTCTCTTGTGCAATGCATCCACCCTCACACTGGGGCCCCACTCTGGCTTTCTACTGGTGGCCAGGCTTAGAACTGCAGCTCAGTGACCCAGAAACACTATGGGTGTGATCAGCTCAGCCCCAGGCGTGCCGTGTGTACCGGAACACATGTGTGCACGTGGTGGTGGTGGGGCCAGCTCTCACCTCTTCCTCTGCAGAGGTAAGAGCTGAGTCATGCATGGTGGGCCTTGGGACCTGCTTGGAACCGTGCCAAGCTACTTATGAAGCACCTAGTATGTGCTTGGCATGGCTCCAAGAATTGTGGACACAATGAACAAGTAGAGGCTCCTGTTCTCATGGAGCTAAGAACTGAGCGGGGAAGCAGAAAACACACAAGCAATGAATAGACGAGAAAACAGCAGGTCCTGTTAAATCCTgcgaagataaaacaaaataggaTTGAATCCCAGAGAAGGGTCAGCAGACCCTTTCTACAAAGGGCCAGGTggtgaatattttaggctttgtcaCCATGTAGTCCCTGTCACCAACACTCAACTCTCCCATTGCAGTGTGGAAGCCACCAGAGacaataataaatgaatgagtgtggctgtgtcccAATAAATCTTTAACAAAAGCAGGCTGAGGGCCAGATTTGACTCTTAGACCATGGATTACCAATGCCTGTCCTGGGTGTGGGAAGAGGCTGCCTGAGCTGGGGTTGTCAGGGAGAACCCTTTCGAAAAGGAACTGAGAACCCGTTGCAGGAAGGAGCCGACCCTGGGACAGCCTGTCTCAGATGGGACACGGTGGCACCTTGCCACGGATATGGTGGCGGAGTTGTGTGTTGAGAAGTGGGCAGGCTAGATTTGAGAGGTAAAGATGATGAGATTTACTCATGGCTTGAATGTTGGAGGTACAGGAAGGGGGAGATTCAAGGATGAGTCCTAGATCTGgggtttgaactcctgggtgaATGGTGGTGTCACTGAAGGAGAGGAAGGGGCGCAGCTCTGCCTGTGGAGGTTTGGTGTTGGATGTGTTGAGTTTGAGGAGCTTATTAGACAAGCAGGTGAACATCTATGCTGAGAGCCCTCCTAGAGCTTGGAGCGGCCAAGACTGGAGGCTTGGAATGGGGAATCTATGGCATTTATGGGGTCTTCAAGGTCGTGAGTCTGGtgggctggtgtgtgtgtgtggaccaAGCAGGGGTCGCCCGGCATGTGCTCTGAGTTAGTGCTTAGTGCTGAGGGCACCAACAGAGGGGCCTGTGTGGCCTCACACTCCACTCAGGAGGGCAGCATAGTGCGAGCTCCAGGGCCGCTGCCTCCTAGCATCGCCTCAGTTCCCCTACTGTAAAGTGGAGATTCTGCCTTCTGGGGTTGGGTGGGAACTAAATGAGATAGTCACGCTTGGCTGAGAGGAAGCACTCGGCGCCTGTgcttgtgatggtggtggtgactgCTGCACTCACTGGGTGGGTACATGGGTTGCAGCACCTGTGACAGCTTGGTTTAGTGGATGGCAGAGTCAGGGATGGGTTGGGGGTGGAGACACCCAGGTCTCCTGGCACGGACCGTTCTGATGTCCCGTTGAGGCCTGTTCCGCCCTGTTTTTCAGGGCTCCACAGCAGGGCTGAACCTCTGCCCTCTGCTGCCCACAGTGGTAGCTcagtagcactttttttttttaagagatagaatCCACTCAGTCACCtagctagagtgtagtggcgtgatcatagctcactgtagcctcaaactcctgggctcaagcctcctcctgcctcagccttccaaagcgctggaaCCACGGGCGTGAACCGCTGTACCTGGCCTAAGTAGCACACTTTATCACTGCCTTCCCATTCCTGTCTGGCCTCCACATCCCCTTTACTGGGGaatcccccttccctccccgtAGTTCCCTGTACTCCCATCTAAGGGTCAGCTTCTGGGGTGATGCCTCAGGGCAGGCCTGCGGGGTACTATGGGTAGTTAGTGGGCTGCCTGGCATGGTGGGTTAGTGAGTTGGGGGTGGGCAGCGTGGTTCTGACACCCCCATGCCTGAGTCTGGACATACTCCTTGTCTGTCTCCTCCTGCAGCCGGCAGTTGGAGACGATGGTGGACCACTTGGCCAACACGGAGATCAACAGCCAGCGCATCGCGGCGGTGGAGAGCTGCTTCGGGGCCTCGGGGCAGCCGCTGGCGCTGCCAGGCCGAGTGCTGCTGGGCGAGGGCGTGCTGACCAAGGAGTGCCGCAAGAAGGCCAAGCCGCGCATCTTCTTCCTCTTCAACGACATCCTGGTGTATGGCAGCATCGTGCTCAACAAGCGCAAGTACCGCAGCCAGCACATCATCCCCCTAGAGGAGGTCACACTGGAGCTGTTGCCGGAGACGCTGCAGGCCAAGAACCGCTGGATGATCAAGACGGCCAAGAAGTCTTTCGTGGTGTCGGCCGCCTCCGCCACGGAGCGCCAGGAATGGATTAGCCACATCGAGGAGTGCGTGCGGCGTCAACTGCGGGCCACGGGCCGCCCGCCCAGCACGGAGCACGCGGCACCCTGGATCCCCGACAAGGCCACGGACATCTGCATGCGCTGCACGCAGACGCGCTTCTCTGCCCTCACGAGGCGCCACCACTGCCGCAAGTGCGGCTTCGTGGTCTGTGCTGAGTGCTCACGCCAGCGCTTCCTGCTCCCGCGCTTGTCCCCCAAGCCCGTGCGCGTCTGCAGCCTGTGCTACCGTGAACTGGCCGCCCAGCAGCGgcaggaggaggcggaggagcaGGGCGCAGGGTCCCCAGGGCAGCCAGCCCACCTGGCCCGGCCCATCTGCGGAGCGTCCAGTGGAGACGACGATGACTCCGACGAGGACAAGGAAGGCAGCAGGGACGGCGACTGGCCCAGCCGTGTGGAGTTCTACGCCTCGGGCGTGGCCTGGTCTGCCTTCCACAGCTGACCCCCGGCCTGCAGAACATCTGTCCCCAAGCCAGCTCCACTGCCCAGGCCCCCAAGAGGGCAGCTCCAGAAGCTGCCCAGGGCTCCCGGACCCCACCCCATGGTGGCAGGCGCAGCGGTGGGGAGTGGCTCTTTCTGGACTCCCAGTGCCTTTTTGCTGGACACGGTGTCCTTATGGCTTCACTGCAGGTAATGCCTTTCCCTTCGGGAAGCCCCAGAACACCCAGACCTCTTGGGAACAAATGCCACCTCCCACTCTGCAGGCTGCAGCGGCAGCTCCAGATGGCCTCCTGAGCTGGACGACCCCAGGTCTCCAGACATCTAGGGACCAGAGCAGGTTTCAGAACATAGAGGGAAGACAAGACGGGAGTGTAGTCACAGAACCCACCCACACCCCAATAAGCACACCCCACTGAAGAGCCTGAGTCCCGGGAGGCCTCCTGGAAGCCCAGGCCTGCCCGCCCATCACGCTGGTGCCCACCGCCTGGCTGGCCAAGCCCTGCCAATCAGACATGTGGGCTCCTCGAAGCCCAGCCAGAGACTGCCATGCTGTgggtgccaccaggcccagggaCTGCAGCCTGAGCTCCCTGAGGCCCAGGGCAGCCGGGTGAGGACTCTGTCTTGTGTCACCTCTCTCCAGGTGTCCAGCTGTCTCGTGCCTTTTTGTCCTGTCCTCAGCTCTCCCTGTGGTCAGTGAAACCAGTGTTTTCTGTTAGGACTCAGTTGCAAGAACAGAAACCCTGCCCacacttaataataaaaaagaaagtttgttgATGGTTGGTTGCAAAACCCAGGAGTGTCCTTGCTTCAGACATGGCTCTGTCCATGGTTGAAAATGTGCTAGGTGGCAAAAATCTACCACTGTCCCCCACACTGGGCGTTCTTGTGTATGCCGGCTGCCCGACGGAGACAGACGCTCACGCCGTGCCTTGGCCGGGCCCCCCCCACCAGGACACAGGTCTGTCCGGGTGCCATGACGGTGGCCTGATGCCTGCTGCCCTGTTCACTTTGGTGTGGGAGATCTCAGTGGATGGAATTGAGGAAGAAATAGCCATTTGTGTGGCTCTGCCGGGCCTCCCAGGCTGAGAGCTTCCCCGTGCAGTCCTGCCTGGCCCTGGGGCTGGTGCTGTGGGGAGGGAAAGTGGGCCCCAGGTACACCAGCCCTTCTCAGAGTGAGTGTGCATTGGGCCTGGGGCTCGAGGCCAGCCTCCCGACGCCTGGTCCCATGCTGGCCAGGGAGCTGGGGGTCCTTTAACAGTGTCCTGCGAGTGCTTCTGCACTAGTCTTTCCCAGCGCCTCAACCTTGGCCGGACTGGGGCATGGACTGGGGTTGCTGTCAGCTAGAAGTGGTGACTGTGGGGCTGGGAGTCCCCTGCCCACGCAGCACAGCATCTGAAACCCCACTGACGGCCTCTCCCTGGCCTAGCACTGTCTTCCTGGGGCCAGTTCTCAGAGGGTCACGTGCAGACAGAACCCTGGAGGGTGCAGTTCGAGCACAGATTCTGATTCGGCAGGTCAAAGCGCAGCTCCCAGGGCCTGCCGCCACCACCACCCATGGACCACCCTTGAGGTGACAAGGCCTGCTGGTGGCCTGTGGGCACCCTGCAAGGGAGGCGGGAGgggtcagtattttttttttttttttttgagacagagtcttactctgttgcccagcctggagtgcagtaacgcaatcttggctcactgcaacctttgcctcccgagttcaagcgattctcctgcctcaccccacaagtagctgggattacaggcgcctgccaccacacctggctaatttttgtatttttagtagagacgaggtttcaccatgttggccaggctggtcttgaattcctgacctcaggtgatccagccgcctcagcttcccaaagtgctgggattacaggcgtgagccaccatacccggccaaggGGTCAGTATTAAAGTGCCTTCGACCTGCTGTGCTTGGCAGAGTGACCAGTGTGGGAGGCCCATTGGCCTTCCAGGAAGGACCTATTTGTTTACAGTCCCTTTCTCTCCCTTGGCCTCCCTGAACCACACAAACTGGTTCAGGCTGGTTCTGCCTGGGCTGAGGGCACAGAGTGAGACAGGTCACGGAGCTAGGGGTGACTTCCTGGACAGATCTAGTGCCCTCTCCAAAACCCAGGCTGGGCAGCCCTGTCCCCGCACCCTAGGACTGAAGCCAGGGCAGGGTGTGTTGGCTGTCACCGCTGGCCTCTTCTCACAGCACACTCCCCTGCCCGAAAACCCTCAGAGCCTAAAAGGCAGCGTTCACTAGGATAGGAGAGGGGACCACGTGCAGCTGAGCCAGGCTACCACCAGCCTCCTCTACAGCTTCCTGCCAAGGGGGTCCATGCACAGGACCCCAGGCTGATTGAGTGCAATGTCGTCCTCTCCAGGGCATGGCGGGCAGTGCCCTGGGGTCGGGCTGATTAGGTGATTCTCAGCCCTCAGCCCAGGAATCAGGTCTGTGTCCCTCTCCCTTGTAGGGCTGGAacagagctgctgctgctgccccgAGTCCCAAGATGTTAGGGCCTGTAAGGGCCCACAGCTTGGGGTGGCCCAGGACCTTCGCAGAGCCTTCACACCTGCAGCCTTGCTCCCGCACCAGCTGGGCCATGCCAGCTGCTGGGGACACCGCTGGGAGTGAGACAAACAAGGCCCCCACAGCATGGTGGGGGAGACACAGGTGCAGAAGCCAGGGTGGAGAGTGCTGTGATGGGGACGGGCTGAGAATGAGTGAGCGACGCCTGCCCTGTGGGGAGAGGACATcccagcagagggaacagccagtaCAAAGGCAGGAAAGGAACCCCTGTGACCTGAGCAGCGTGGCTGGAGCTGGGCCCCCAGAGGTGCGGGGCAGCCACCTCGGGTGCCCCAGAGCTGTGGGAGCCTTCTGCACGCAGCAAGGCTGATCTCAGCTTTTGAGAGCTTGTCCTGACTGCTGTGTGTGGGTGGCTGGTGTGGGGAGAGGGGGTCTGGCAGCCATGGAGGCCGGCAGCTGTCCACTTCCCTGGGATCCCCAAGGGCGGACCTGCACTTCACTAAGGCCACATCTGCCTCCGATTTTGGCTCTGCCTGTGGACTGGAAGCCTTAGCTCCTCAGCTCCTTCCAAGGGGCAGGCCCCTCCCCTGTTCTGCTgagatgttttttgtttgtttttttgaaacaaagtcttgctctgtcacccaggctggagtacagtgacacaatcacggctcactgcagcctcgacctcccaggctcaagccatcctcccacttcagcctcccaagtagctgggaccacaggcacacaccatggcatccagctaatttcttatttatttatttatagagacaggatttccctatgttgcccaggctggtctcgaacttctgagctcaagcgatcctcccacttcagcctcccaaagtgctgggattataggcgggagccaccacacccaccctgtGCTAAGACATTCAACAGGCACTGAGTCTCAGCTTCCAGGCTGACAGCCGAGGGGGCGCCAGGAAGCAGAATGCCCCCCAAGACTACATGGTGTTTGGGGCCAGCGTGAGTTTGAATGAATCGGGGCCCCTGgccactgaggcacagaggggagTATGCTGAGAGAGAGCAGAGCCACCCAAAATGGAAGATGTAGGCCTGGCCAGTGGGCCCGGGACAGGAAGGCGCTGCCCTGGAGGCCCTGTTTCCAATTCTTAACAGGTTTATTTTCCACCAGAGATGGCCTCCTGGGCCAGGCTCAGGTCAACAGGTGAAGCTAGGCCAGCTGCCCAAGCAGTCCCCAGAGAGGGCCTGCCTCAAGGAGCAAGCACGGAAGGGGAAGGCCAGCCTGTAGAGCTTGCAGCCATCTCTCCTGCTTCGCCAGGTGCCGCTGCCAGTCCCCTTCTTGGGTGGGGAAGCTCCTTGGAGGCTCTGGAAGTTGTCTTCAGTCCCAGCCATGCAGCTGAGCTTTGCTCATGGCCTGCACCCCGCCCCCACGCCTAGGAAGGTCAGGAGGCCTGGGGCCGGGGCCTCTGCTGTTTGCAGATGCTCCCTTTCCCCAGAGCTGAGCCTGAGGTCTGGCAGGAGCATGGGGCTGCTGGGCCAGGGTCCAGCCTGGGGCTTTGCTTGCAAGGCCTGGCAAGGACATGGGAACCAACTGTCCTGCCAGCGGAGTGCTGCTGTCCACCTCTCAAATCTTCCTCCCAGCTGTGCCTGGACTCCCTGCCAGAAGCCAGCCCTTTGCACAGGCAGCATGGGATTCCTGGGAGGCCCCTGCCTTATCCCCTGCCTCTTCCTAGGAGATGCAGAGGGGTGAGGAGAGGGTCCGAGAACAGGCCCATGCATTTGAGGGGCATCAGaaccccaccaccccacccacaGTGGCAGAACCAGAACCGCTCTTGCAGGAATCAGTCCGGAGCAGAGCAGCTCAAGATGGCAAGTACAGTCACAGCTGTGACCCCAGGGCTCTTTGGGACTGATGACAgcccctttatttttattatttttatttttttttttttgaggcagaatcttgttcttgtcacccaggctggagtgcagtggtgtgatctttgctcactgcgacctctgcctcccgggttctaagcgattcttctgcctcagactgccgagtagctgggattacaggtgcatgccactacgcccagctaatttttgtatttttagtagagacggggtttcaccatattggccaggctggtttcgaacccctgacctcaggtgattcacccacctcagcctcccaaagtgctgggatgacaggcgtgaaccaccgcacccagccagctctCCCTTTAGAGCTCTGCAGGATGCAGTGTTCCCATGGGACCCAGAGGCTGCAGACACTAAGGAGACTTTCACAAAGGTCAAGTAGCCCCTACCTGTAAGCTTTGGTGGTTGGGATTTTTCCATGCCAAGTTTTCTTAAAGACAGGCCCACCATCATTATGCTGGTAACATTGGGGTGTTGTCTTCCAGAGGCCAGGAAGCCAGGCGGGGGGTTCACAGGATCCCAAGAATTTTGTCCTTCCTTGATAATGGTGGGGTgcaggtggtgatggtggcagcGACTGCCACTTACTGAGGCCCATCTCAGTTCCAAGGAGGCTGGTTccaaggaggcagagacaggtcaCATGAGGCCATCCTAAGGCTAAAGGAGATATGTCATGAGCCCTGAGAGAAGGATAGACAAAGCCAGAGAGAGGAACTCCCAGAACAGCTGggtgggcttcctggaggaggtggtgtttgGTTGAGCCTCAGAGGATGGTAGGACTTTATCAGAGGATTGTAGTCTCCATGAGGACTGGGACTCTGGGCCTTTTTGGTAACTATCTTTTCCTGTCCTTGGcactaaacatttgttgaatgaataaatgagtcagGTAGAAAATGGGGCTGGGGGCATCAGGGTAGAGAGGATGATAATGAAAGCAACTGAGCTTCACCCTGGAGCCTCCAGGCCAGGCTGTGGATAGGAACTGGTGTTCCTGGTGTATTTCTACAGGAGCAGGGCCAGCAGGAGGGTTCAGCCTGGCCCAGGGTTTAGGGAACAGTCCCCCTCCCAGATGCTAAATGTGAGTGGCCTTCTCAGGTGGGGACAGGaatgcccaccccaccccaaccaaGTAGCGCTTTCTGGAGCCAGGTCTGACTTGATCGCAGGCCAGACTCCAGGCTTCCGTGGGGCTCTCGTCCAGGCTGGCACCAAAGGGTTTCCGCTGGCCTGGCCACTTCCCTGCCCAGCCTGTTCTTTGAACAAGGCCAGAAAGAGGCCTAGGAGAAGGCAGAGCCGCTCCTGGGCTCAGCCCCTGGGATGGGGCCTGGAGGTGCCTCGAAGGCTGACCCAGTTCCCAGCCAGGATCCGCTGCCACCCAGGCCACATGCGCAAACCAAGGCAACCACTTCCGCTGGGGCTGTCTCAGAGGAGACGTGCAGGAAGTGAGCCTCCTGGGGCTGAGGGCAGGGGAGAGGCTGCCTCCTAAAACCTCATATGCCTGCAGGCCCAGGGCTGCCCCTCAGCCCTTGCTGGCTGGGAAAAAGGGGgtcctctgcctctgcctgcaTCTAGGCTCTTCACCTGGGAGGCTCCCATGCCCTCCATGCCCGTGCTCTGCCCCTGCCCTCAGCAGACTTGATGGAACCGGTGTCCAGGAGCAGAACCTCAGGCAACGCAAGGGCCCAGagtgggcagggggaggggtgtGGATCACCCATCTGTGCCCCCAGAGGCCCGGTGGCCCCTGTTCCAGCTCTCCCACCTCCACTTTCCACAAGGAGCCTCAGGCAGTCCGTGCCCCCCAAACCTGGCCTTGGCATCTGAGCTCCCTGAAAGCACGGGTGTTTCTCATTTGCTTTTGGCCTCCATGGCCCCCAGCCCATGGTCCTGCACCCTTGGGCATCACACAGATGCTTCCCTTGCAAGGAAAAACTGTCACCTCCGCTAGCTCCTGAAGGACACTGGGAAGATGTCACAGGGGTCTCAAAGCCCATGTGTCCCAAAATGACACCATTGGCTTTGCCCAACCCACTTGTCCTGCCTCTGCCAACACCTACACCTGGGCAACCTAGCCAGACCCTAAGGTGTCTCTCGACCCTTACTTGCTCCTTCCACCTCCTCCCCCACGCCTTCCAGCCCTGCAGGAGTAGCTCAGGCGAGGCCACAGAGGCAGGTGTGGGCCAGTGTAGAAGGGAGGACAGGGAGTGACCCCAGGGAGACTCCAGCCTCCTCCCCATCATCCCCTTTGGCATCAGAGCTGGAAACTGGGCCCAGAGGGAGGGCACGCCCTTCACTTGTGTGTCAGGGTCGGACCAGGAGCAGAGCTGCGGCCAGCTGGGTGGCCTCTGGCCTCCCAAGCCCCCTCTCCTGCTGgcttccatcaccaccaccaagtCCAGCTCCGAATGGAACGTTCCAACGCTCAGAGCAGAGCAGCAGGCAGGGAAGGAATGGGGGTGTGGGCAGGCAGAGCCAGACATTTCTGGGCAACAACAAGGGGAAATTTCAATCCTTGGAGCATCAGCTCAGGGCTCCTGCCAGACATTCTGACCCTGAAACACAGGCTTTCTGGAGAAGAGGGCCTGCCCACTGTGGTCCCAGGCTGGGAGGGAGagagcctggggcctggggctggTCATCTGGGCTGCCCAGAAGCACCCCGAGGTGGTCCCTGTCTCCCGCAGCAGCACAGCTATGCCCATCATGCTTCCTCTAGCTGCCCCCGGCAGCACCAGGGCTATGGGGGCCTGGGCTCTGGGATTCTGGAGCAGCACACTGGGACACTTCGTGCAGTTTGCAAATTACTAATAcccttaaaatatcaaaatacctTTGGATTTCAGCAGCCACCAGACCTCCTGGGGGCCCccaccaggaagcagaggctttTGAACCTTGCCTGTCGCGACCATAACCACTTGGTGGCACAACCCAATCCCTGAGGGTTTCTTTCCCCCACGCCGGAGCTGGAATTGGTCCAGAGAGAGGAAGAGTCAAAGCACAACTGCCCAGCAAGTTGTCGGGGGCGGGGTAGGGGGTGCTGGGCTTCTGACAAGACTGTTTCATGGGGGCCGGGGGGTGCTGGTCATACACCCCGGGGCAGGCCACAGGCTCCCCAAGCCCCCTCTATTCTGCGTTCATGCTGTTTCTGCACCTTGAAACCCGGCACACTCACAGCTCCATGCCCACGTGTGGCTGGGAGCGAGTTCCCAGGGTGGCGGCTGCCAGTGGCACAGCATTTCTCCACCCGGAGCCTCCTCTTCCTCACCTTCTGCTGCACAGCCTGATACGGCTGACCCCATCCACATCCTGGCTCTAGAGATGGGCACAGGACAGGGGTCTAAGCAGCCAGCGCACCCATCCCCTGACTATGGTCTTCGAGGGTCAAAAGCCACTACTCCCACTGTGCAGAGGGAGGGGTGGTCCCTGGAGCACACCAGCAGGTGAGTCACGGTGTGGGGCTCTCAGGAGAGTCCAGCGAAAGGGATGGAGGTGAGGATCTTGGGGTTAGATTCACTCCCAGAATGAGCCTGTCCATAGTTGGGGAGCACTGTGGGGTTTTAAATCAGTTACA
Proteins encoded in this window:
- the PLEKHF1 gene encoding pleckstrin homology domain-containing family F member 1 gives rise to the protein MVDHLANTEINSQRIAAVESCFGASGQPLALPGRVLLGEGVLTKECRKKAKPRIFFLFNDILVYGSIVLNKRKYRSQHIIPLEEVTLELLPETLQAKNRWMIKTAKKSFVVSAASATERQEWISHIEECVRRQLRATGRPPSTEHAAPWIPDKATDICMRCTQTRFSALTRRHHCRKCGFVVCAECSRQRFLLPRLSPKPVRVCSLCYRELAAQQRQEEAEEQGAGSPGQPAHLARPICGASSGDDDDSDEDKEGSRDGDWPSRVEFYASGVAWSAFHS